One window of Molothrus aeneus isolate 106 unplaced genomic scaffold, BPBGC_Maene_1.0 scaffold_166, whole genome shotgun sequence genomic DNA carries:
- the DHDH gene encoding trans-1,2-dihydrobenzene-1,2-diol dehydrogenase has translation MDRDQERDQERNRDADKDRNPDLDRNRDQEPPPPCPGPERPRSRPGPTRWGICSAGAISHDFVLALQTLPPEEHTVAAVAARDLGRARGFAQRFGVPRAYGSYEELAQDPGVDVVYVGVVNPAHLPAGLLFLRRGRAVLMEKPMALGARQVAQLAGTARDKGVFLMEGFWTRFFPAWRRLLSLARGGCLGSPLVLRGELGFDLRGVPRLRDPGLGGGALLDLGGYGVQMALAMLGGAEGQPPPQIRAHGVLHPTGVDESVSLSLSFPGRGLASLVFSMAAELPGGAALGGPRGWAELPTHMNCPTELLWGGRRERFPLPPTAEPPNFPHSAGLRYEAQHVRECLLRGLTQSPEMPLAESEAIAQLLDQARQQLGVSPGVTTDPPE, from the exons ATGGATCGGGACCAGGAGCGGGACCAGGAGCGGAACCGGGACGCGGATAAGGACCGGAACCCGGATCTGGACCGGAACCGGGAccaggagccgccgccgccgtgccCCGGCCCGGAGCGCCCCCggtcccggcccggccccaccCGCTGGGGCATCTGCTCGGCCGGGGCCATCAGCCACGACTTCGTGCTGGCCCTGCAGACCCTGCCCCCCGAGGAGCACACG GTGGCGGCGGTGGCCGCGCGGGATTTGGGGCGCGCCCGGGGCTTCGCGCAGCgttttggggtgccccgggCCTACGGATCCTACGAGGAGCTGGCCCAGGACCCCGGCGTGG ATGTTGTGTACGTGGGCGTGGTGAACCCCGCCCACCTGCCCGCCGGGCTGCTCTTCCTGCGCCGGGGCCGCGCGGTGCTGATGGAGAAGCCGATGGCGCTCGGCGCCCGCCAGGTGGCGCAGCTCGCGGGGACGGCCAGGGACAAAGGCGTGTTCCTGATGGAG GGTTTCTGGACCCGTTTTTTCCCCGCCTGGCGCCGCCTGCTCTCCCTGGCCCGGGGGGGCTGCCTGGGGTCCCCCCTGGTGCTGCGGGGGGAGCTCGGATTCGACCTGAGGGGGGTCCCGAGGCTCCGAGACCCCGGCCTGGGCGGGGGGGCCCTGCTGGACCTGGGGGGCTACGGGGTCCAAATGGCCCTGGCCATGCTggggggggcagaggggcagccccctccccaaattagaGCCCACGGCGTGCTGCACCCCACCG GCGTGGACGAGTCGGTGTCGCTGTCGCTCTCGTTCCCCGGGCGGGGCCTGGCCTCGCTCGTTTTCTCCATGGCCGCGGAGCTGCCGGGGGGGGCGGCGCTGGGGGGGCCGCGCGGCTGGGCCGAG CTCCCGACCCACATGAACTGCCCCacggagctgctctgggggggGCGCCGGGAGCGTTTCCCGCTGCCCCCCACGGCCGAGCCCCCCAACTTCCCCCACAGCGCGGGGCTGCGCTACGAGGCCCAGCACGTGCGGGAGTGCCTGCTGCGGG ggctgacCCAGAGCCCCGAGATGCCGCTGGCCGAGAGCGAGGCCATCGCGCAGCTGCTGGACCAGGCCCGGCAGCAGCTGGG AGTGAGCCCCGGAGTGACCACTGACCCTCCTGAGTGA